One window from the genome of Desulfonatronum sp. SC1 encodes:
- a CDS encoding HAD-IIB family hydrolase yields MRPLHHMPRDTAWAVQVVLTDIDDTLTDDGRLGAAAYAALERLQAAGLIVVPITGRPAGWCDQIARMWPVDAVVGENGAFYFRYDREKRVMIRRFFKSEPERAEDRGRLAELRDVILAQVPGAGLSADQAYREADLAIDFREDVPALPPEDVRRIKFLFEQAGAQAKISSIHVNGWFGDWDKLTMTRLLLAEAFDMDLDAMASRIVFAGDSPNDAPMFAFFPHAVGVANVLDFAGELEAEPAWVTPSRGGAGFVELTEVLLQIRRD; encoded by the coding sequence ATGCGCCCCCTGCATCACATGCCCCGCGACACGGCCTGGGCCGTCCAGGTCGTGCTTACGGACATCGACGACACGTTGACCGACGATGGACGTCTGGGCGCCGCCGCTTATGCCGCTCTTGAGCGGCTCCAGGCCGCGGGGCTGATCGTCGTGCCCATCACGGGGCGGCCCGCGGGCTGGTGCGATCAGATCGCCAGGATGTGGCCCGTGGACGCGGTGGTGGGGGAAAACGGGGCCTTTTATTTCCGGTATGACCGGGAAAAGAGGGTCATGATTCGACGGTTTTTCAAGAGCGAGCCTGAGCGGGCCGAAGATCGCGGGCGTCTGGCCGAGTTGCGGGACGTGATCTTGGCCCAGGTTCCCGGGGCCGGACTGTCCGCGGACCAGGCCTACCGGGAAGCGGACCTGGCCATTGATTTTCGGGAGGACGTCCCCGCCTTGCCGCCGGAAGACGTGCGCCGGATCAAGTTCCTCTTCGAGCAGGCCGGGGCCCAGGCCAAGATCAGCTCCATCCACGTCAACGGCTGGTTCGGGGACTGGGACAAGCTGACCATGACCCGGCTGCTTCTGGCCGAGGCCTTTGACATGGATCTGGACGCCATGGCGTCCAGAATCGTCTTTGCCGGGGACTCGCCCAACGACGCCCCGATGTTCGCCTTCTTCCCCCATGCCGTGGGCGTGGCAAATGTTCTGGATTTTGCCGGAGAACTGGAAGCCGAACCGGCCTGGGTCACGCCGTC
- the phnE gene encoding phosphonate ABC transporter, permease protein PhnE — MTSRKWQRFTPLQRLARFSVFLAAGIALAVSLRTVHVVPEFLYDAPSQMGDMFSRMWPPATGYYWTGVHSALVETMHIAGMGTILALFLALPVALMAARNITPVPALNWLAKLILVSSRSVNTLVWAILFVAVFGPGALAGTIAIGFRSIGFCGKLLGEALEECNPGPIEALKAAGAPWTSIILKGYWPQVAPAFWGISLFRWDINVRESAVIGLVGAGGIGMALDTAINLFRWNQVALILLCIFAIVIVAEIVVTKIRQRII; from the coding sequence ATGACTAGCCGCAAATGGCAACGCTTCACCCCCTTGCAGCGCCTAGCCCGGTTCAGCGTCTTTCTGGCCGCCGGGATCGCCTTGGCCGTATCCCTGCGCACGGTGCACGTCGTGCCCGAGTTTCTGTACGACGCCCCAAGCCAAATGGGGGACATGTTTTCCCGGATGTGGCCGCCGGCTACGGGGTATTACTGGACCGGCGTACACAGCGCCCTGGTGGAGACTATGCACATCGCCGGGATGGGCACCATTCTGGCCCTGTTCCTGGCCCTGCCCGTGGCGCTGATGGCCGCCAGAAACATCACTCCGGTCCCGGCCCTGAACTGGCTGGCCAAGCTGATCCTGGTCTCCTCCCGTTCCGTGAACACCCTGGTCTGGGCCATTTTGTTCGTGGCGGTCTTCGGCCCCGGGGCCCTGGCCGGGACCATTGCCATTGGTTTCCGGTCCATCGGCTTTTGCGGGAAACTGCTGGGCGAGGCCCTGGAAGAGTGCAACCCCGGTCCCATCGAGGCGCTCAAGGCCGCGGGCGCGCCTTGGACGAGCATCATCCTCAAGGGCTACTGGCCCCAGGTGGCCCCGGCTTTCTGGGGCATCAGCCTGTTTCGCTGGGACATCAACGTCCGCGAATCCGCGGTCATCGGCCTGGTGGGCGCGGGCGGCATCGGCATGGCCCTGGACACGGCCATCAACCTGTTCCGTTGGAACCAGGTGGCCTTGATCCTCTTGTGCATTTTCGCCATCGTGATTGTCGCGGAAATCGTGGTGACCAAGATTCGCCAACGCATTATTTAA